The following coding sequences are from one Ancylobacter sp. TS-1 window:
- the ispH gene encoding 4-hydroxy-3-methylbut-2-enyl diphosphate reductase has product MSAAEKPSLRVLLCAPRGFCAGVVRAIDAVERALEIYGPPVYVRHEIVHNKYVVEGLKAKGAIFVEELHEVPAGSTAPVIFSAHGVAKSVPEDAARRQFFAIDATCPLVTKVHREATVHYKRGREVVLIGHAGHPEVIGTMGQLPEGAVALVETAEQARTFTPRDPGNLAFTTQTTLSIDDTAEIVAILRERFPSMVAPHKEDICYATTNRQEAVKRVAPQVDAMIVVGAPNSSNSQRLREAAEREGCRHAALVQRAGEIDWNLFGAISSLGVSAGASAPEILVEEILDAFAERYTLKVETVHTAHEDVFFPLPRQLRPDAAE; this is encoded by the coding sequence ATGTCAGCAGCCGAAAAGCCTTCCCTGCGCGTTCTCCTGTGCGCCCCGCGCGGCTTCTGCGCCGGCGTCGTGCGCGCCATCGACGCGGTGGAGCGGGCGCTCGAGATCTATGGCCCGCCGGTCTATGTGCGGCACGAGATCGTACACAACAAATACGTCGTCGAGGGGCTGAAGGCGAAGGGCGCGATCTTCGTCGAGGAACTGCACGAGGTGCCGGCCGGCAGCACCGCGCCGGTGATCTTCTCCGCCCATGGCGTGGCGAAATCCGTGCCGGAGGATGCGGCGCGGCGGCAGTTCTTCGCCATCGACGCCACCTGCCCGCTGGTCACCAAGGTGCATCGCGAGGCCACCGTCCACTACAAGAGAGGCCGCGAGGTCGTGCTCATCGGCCATGCCGGGCACCCGGAGGTGATAGGCACCATGGGCCAGCTTCCCGAGGGCGCCGTCGCACTGGTGGAAACCGCCGAGCAGGCCCGCACCTTTACCCCGCGCGATCCCGGCAACCTCGCCTTCACGACGCAGACCACCCTTTCCATCGACGACACCGCCGAGATCGTGGCGATCCTGCGCGAACGCTTTCCCTCCATGGTGGCGCCGCACAAGGAAGACATCTGCTACGCCACCACCAACCGGCAGGAAGCGGTCAAGCGCGTCGCCCCGCAGGTGGATGCGATGATCGTGGTCGGCGCGCCCAACTCCTCCAACTCGCAGCGTCTGCGCGAGGCCGCCGAGCGCGAGGGCTGCCGCCACGCCGCGCTCGTGCAGCGGGCCGGCGAGATCGACTGGAACCTGTTCGGCGCCATTTCCTCGCTCGGCGTCAGCGCCGGCGCCTCCGCCCCCGAAATCCTCGTCGAGGAGATCCTCGACGCCTTCGCCGAGCGCTACACGCTCAAGGTGGAGACGGTGCACACCGCGCATGAGGATGTGTTCTTCCCGCTGCCCCGCCAGCTCCGCCCCGACGCGGCGGAATGA
- a CDS encoding homoserine kinase, translated as MAVYTDVSPEELEAFLSTYELGRLRAFKGIAEGVENSNYLLQTEAGSFILTLYEKRVNPADLPFFVALMEHLATRGIDCPQPVRNREGIALGTLAGRPALIATFLLGTSVRRPTAANCAALGAALAGLHKAGADFTGFSRVNALSVKGWRPLYDQAAARADTVAPGLSALIADELSVLEANWPAGLPAGVIHADLFPDNVFFTDGRLSGLIDFYFACNDQLAYDVAICLNAWCFEPDGAYNQTKGRALLAAYQAERPLAAEEIAALPLLARGAALRFLLTRLVDWLNVPPGALVRPHDPLEYLRKLRFHRSVTSPRDYGVSESVSA; from the coding sequence ATGGCCGTCTACACCGACGTTTCGCCGGAAGAGCTCGAAGCCTTCCTTTCCACCTACGAACTCGGCCGCCTGCGCGCCTTCAAGGGCATCGCCGAGGGCGTGGAGAATTCCAACTACCTGCTGCAGACGGAAGCCGGCAGCTTCATCCTCACCCTCTACGAGAAGCGGGTGAACCCGGCCGACCTGCCCTTCTTCGTCGCGCTGATGGAGCACCTCGCCACGCGTGGGATCGACTGCCCGCAGCCGGTGCGCAATCGCGAGGGGATAGCGCTCGGCACGCTGGCGGGGCGCCCGGCGCTGATCGCGACCTTCCTGCTCGGCACCTCGGTGCGCCGGCCGACCGCCGCCAACTGCGCCGCGCTGGGCGCCGCGCTGGCCGGGCTGCACAAAGCCGGCGCCGACTTCACGGGCTTCAGCCGGGTGAACGCGCTCTCCGTGAAGGGCTGGCGCCCGCTCTACGATCAGGCGGCGGCGCGTGCCGACACGGTGGCGCCGGGCCTCTCGGCGCTCATCGCCGACGAGCTCTCAGTGCTGGAGGCGAACTGGCCCGCCGGCCTGCCCGCCGGCGTCATCCATGCCGATTTGTTCCCCGACAACGTGTTCTTCACCGACGGGCGGCTGTCCGGGCTGATCGACTTCTACTTCGCCTGCAACGACCAGCTCGCCTATGACGTCGCCATCTGCCTGAATGCCTGGTGCTTCGAGCCCGACGGCGCCTACAACCAGACCAAGGGCCGCGCGCTGCTCGCCGCCTATCAGGCCGAGCGCCCGCTCGCGGCGGAGGAGATCGCCGCGCTGCCGCTGCTGGCGCGCGGGGCGGCGCTGCGCTTCCTGCTCACCCGCCTCGTCGACTGGCTGAACGTGCCGCCCGGCGCGCTGGTGCGCCCGCACGACCCGCTCGAATATCTGCGCAAGCTGCGCTTCCACCGCTCGGTGACGAGCCCGCGCGATTATGGCGTGTCCGAAAGCGTTTCGGCGTGA
- the rnhA gene encoding ribonuclease HI has product MKTAPGTARVFADDAPSDTPKGIVAIWTDGACSGNPGPGGWGAILRYAGAEKELSGGDSPTTNNRMELMAAISALEALKRPCIVDLHTDSEYLRNGITKWIAGWKRNGWRTADKKPVKNVDLWERLELAIARHEIRWHWVKGHAGDEMNERADELARAGMAPYKRA; this is encoded by the coding sequence GTGAAGACGGCGCCGGGCACCGCGCGCGTCTTCGCCGACGACGCACCGAGCGACACGCCGAAAGGCATCGTCGCGATCTGGACCGACGGCGCCTGCTCGGGCAATCCGGGCCCCGGCGGCTGGGGCGCGATCCTGCGCTATGCCGGCGCCGAGAAGGAACTTTCCGGCGGCGATTCCCCCACCACCAACAATCGCATGGAACTGATGGCGGCGATCTCCGCCCTGGAGGCGCTCAAGCGCCCCTGCATCGTCGACCTGCACACCGACAGCGAATATCTGCGCAACGGCATCACCAAATGGATCGCCGGCTGGAAGCGCAATGGCTGGCGCACCGCCGACAAGAAGCCGGTGAAGAATGTCGACCTGTGGGAGCGGCTGGAACTGGCCATCGCCCGCCACGAGATCCGCTGGCACTGGGTGAAGGGCCATGCCGGCGACGAGATGAACGAGCGCGCCGACGAACTGGCCCGCGCCGGAATGGCGCCCTACAAGCGGGCGTGA
- the ykgO gene encoding type B 50S ribosomal protein L36, giving the protein MKIRNSLKSLLGRHRDNRLVRRKGRVYIINKTQKRFKARQG; this is encoded by the coding sequence ATGAAGATCCGCAATTCCCTGAAGTCGCTGCTCGGCCGTCACCGTGACAACCGTCTGGTGCGTCGCAAGGGCCGCGTCTACATCATCAACAAGACCCAGAAGCGCTTCAAGGCCCGCCAGGGCTGA
- a CDS encoding tetratricopeptide repeat protein, with protein sequence MRALFAVFVIAAASLGVQIGAPLLGAPSGARAQGAALPDRPAAKAGPSGEAAKPPGDAAAQEPDRGKRLDALFAALKVAPDKESAKGIAERIDIALTPSGSETTDLLMSRAALASEAKDFDLAIQLLDGVLAISPDHLDAWNKRATIFYLKQDFSDALVDLRQVVAREPRHYGAWAGIAIICKEIGDEKRALEAVRNARAIYPHLDEVEDMEKTLTISVEGRPI encoded by the coding sequence ATGCGCGCCCTTTTTGCTGTCTTCGTCATCGCCGCCGCCTCGCTCGGTGTCCAGATCGGGGCCCCACTCCTGGGAGCGCCTTCCGGCGCCCGCGCTCAGGGGGCGGCCCTGCCCGACCGTCCCGCCGCGAAGGCCGGGCCGTCCGGCGAGGCTGCCAAGCCGCCCGGCGACGCCGCCGCTCAGGAGCCCGACCGCGGCAAGCGCCTCGATGCGCTGTTCGCCGCGCTGAAGGTGGCACCGGACAAGGAATCCGCCAAGGGTATCGCCGAGCGCATCGACATCGCGCTGACCCCCTCGGGCAGCGAGACGACCGACCTGCTGATGAGCCGCGCGGCCCTCGCCAGCGAGGCGAAGGATTTCGACCTCGCCATCCAGCTCCTCGACGGCGTGCTCGCCATTTCGCCCGATCACCTCGATGCGTGGAACAAGCGCGCCACCATCTTCTATCTCAAGCAGGACTTCTCCGACGCGCTGGTCGATCTGCGGCAGGTGGTGGCGCGCGAGCCGCGCCATTACGGCGCCTGGGCCGGCATCGCCATCATCTGCAAGGAGATCGGCGACGAGAAGCGGGCTTTGGAGGCCGTGCGCAATGCGCGCGCGATCTACCCCCATCTCGACGAGGTCGAGGACATGGAGAAGACGCTGACGATCAGCGTCGAGGGTCGGCCTATCTGA